One Rhizoctonia solani chromosome 1, complete sequence DNA window includes the following coding sequences:
- a CDS encoding aldo/keto reductase family protein, giving the protein MATQSTSDKKMTYVRLGNSGLKVSKIILGTMSYGSPEWQGWVLNEEEGIKHIKAAYDLGIQTFDTANVYSNGLSEVVLGKAIKQHNLPRDEIVVMTKVYFPVAPVVASAWQNAADYPNRNGLSRKHIFESIQASLKRLQLDYVDVLQCHRFDPDTPIEETMQALHDVVQAGYVRYIGMSSCHAWQFHVMQNYAITHNLTPFISMQNHHSLVYREEEREMFPTLKHFGVGIIPWSPLARGYLTKPLATKTTRTETDLWRSHYATAHPGNPTIVEKVEEIAKKRGVTMAQIATAWSLTKVTAPIVGTTSLKNLEELAAAVHIQLSEEESRSWRSHMVPKRSLGICKRINLIMFNIL; this is encoded by the exons ATGGCTACGCAGTCCACTTCCGACAAGAAAATGACATACG TCCGCCTCGGCAACTCCGGTCTCAAGGTCTCCAAAATTATCCTTGGAACGATGAGCTATGGCTCCCCAGAATGGCAAGGTTGGGTGCTCAACGAAGAAGAAGGCATAAAACATATCAAGGCTGC CTATGACCTCGGCATCCAGACCTTTGACACCGCTAATGTCTACTCGAATGGTCTCTCGGAAGTAGTCTTGGGGAAAGCAATCAAACAACATAACCTTCCACGCGATGAGATCGTGGTGATGACCAAAGTATACTTCCCTGTTGCTCCAGTTGTCGCCAGTGCATGGCAAAACGCTGCCGACTATCCTAACCGGAACGGTCTTAGCCGAAAG CATATCTTCGAATCGATCCAAGCTTCCTTGAAGCGCCTTCAGCTCGATTATGTCGATGTTCTTCAATGCCATCGCTTCGATCCTGATACGCCAATCGAAGAGACCATGCAGGCACTTCATGATGTCGTTCAAGCGGGCTACGTTCGATATATTGGCATGTCGAGCTGTCACGCTTGGCAGTTCCATGTTATGCAGAACTACGCGATCACACACAACTTGACACCGTTTATCTCGATGCAGAACCATCATAGTCTGGTGTACCGCGAAGAGGAAAGGGAAATGTTTCCTACGCTCAAG CATTTTGGAGTTGGTATCATTCCCTGGTCTCCCCTTGCACGGGGCTACCTGACCAAGCCTCTGGCCACTAAGACTACGCGCACTGAAACTGATCT TTGGCGCAGCCATTATGCCACCGCACACCCCGGGAACCCTACAATCGTTGAGAA GGTGGAAGAGATTGCGAAAAAGCGTGGTGTTACAATGGCTCAAATCGCAACCGCCTGGAGCTTGACCAAAGTCACGGCTCCTATTGTCGGAACCACGAGCTTGAAGAATCTTGAGGAGTTGGCTG CTGCCGTTCATATCCAACTGAGCGAAGAGGAATCAAGGAGCTGGAGGAGCCATATGGTCCCCAAGCGGTCTTTGGGCATATGTAAACGGATAAATCTCATTATGTTTAATATTTTGTAA
- a CDS encoding aldo/keto reductase family protein has translation MTVTYIQSADSPYGETIVVAELWGLNSSVDTSPVISRGIVSPFGQARKHIFRSIKQMLKQRQLGHIDVVQYNISNPDEPLAETMRALNDIVQAGYVRYVIISSFHVWQLRAMRVYNEANGLTPYVSFQELSGSTWEEPMAPPLDRMGSEVTSIGSLEKPLLFESLA, from the exons ATGACTGTTACATACATCCAATCGGCTGATTCTCCCTATGGCGAGACCATCGTAGTAGCAGAG TTGTGGGGTCTCAACTCGTCCGTCGATACCAGCCCTGTTATTTCTCGTGGAATTGTCTCGCCATTTGGCCAAGCCCGCAAG CATATATTCAGGTCCATCAAGCAGATGCTCAAGCAGCGACAATTAGGCCATATCGATGTTGTTCAATACAACATTTCAAATCCCGATGAGCCGCTGGCGGAAACTATGAGAGCGCTGAATGACATTGTCCAAGCTGGATACGTCCGCTATGTTATTATTTCCAGCTTCCACGTATGGCAGCTCAGGGCGATGAGGGTCTACAACGAGGCCAATGGCCTGACCCCGTACGTATCATTCCAAGAACTCTCAGGCTCCACCTGGGAGGAGCCGATGGCACCTCCACTAGAT CGCATGGGAAGCGAGGTCACCTCTATTGGTTCCCTTGAAAAACCCCTCTTGTTTGAGTCGCTGGCATAG
- a CDS encoding reticuline oxidase, giving the protein MLKGDSPKEWNRLVNLHKPITTQVWERLYPKLLRLLKFSKRRAKFARAETRRLDRHKVVEEMLVQTRGTLRASVEMASIGHGSITNNGTAYMPFPTLVELLDYPVFKDLIETDRSIGATKIKFLDNFIVVSKAIFDWRAGLEGYLAGLVNYGRSIRKRECYPGNEFIGEPAQISSEFTAASYAFITPQNSILFRADSVFLYDLYPLQVVFYPGSFTQHLDKELKTPRSNEDGKSALDSFFSKVKYDTQGAGCAAALLKELGRPDISHVEMEALGERYAVTNGSQIHLRPRIVFNNVHDWNAWSERPLVRLLNSQEINAHNARTCSIYAGGRTVACRICSDIKVSWSDAHMLTMLHLRYCHDVLQPVVGEHYFNLSIEYPSSDGQILGTTNTAYSGS; this is encoded by the exons ATGTTAAAAGGGGACTCACCAAAAGAGTGGAACAGACTAGTCAATCTTCACAAACCTATCACGACCCAAG TCTGGGAAAGGCTTTACCCAAAGCTATTACGTCTGCTCAAATTTAGCAAACGTCGAGCAAAGTTCGCACGCGCTGAAACCCGACGTTTGGACCGGCACAAAGTTGTAGAAGAAATGCTGGTGCAAACCAGAGGAACTTTGCGCGCGTCTGTCGAGATGGCCAGTATCGGTCATGGTTCAATAACTAACAATGGCACAGCATATATGCCTTTCCCAACCTTGGTTGAGCTCCTCGATTATCCCGTATTCAAGGACCTGATTGAGACAGATCGTTCTATTGGAGCTACCAAGATTAAGTTTCTGGACAACTTCATCGTCGTCAGTAAAGCCATCTTCGATTGGCGTGCTGGACTCGAAGGATATTTAGCTGGACTCGTGAATTACGGCCGAAGTATCAGGAAACGGGAATGTTACCCTGGTAACGAATTTATTGGAG AGCCAGCACAAATTTCTTCTGAATTTACTGCTGCATCATATGCGTTCATAACGCCTCAAAACAGTATCCTATTTCGGGCAGACAGTGTTTTCTTATATGATTTGTATCCGTTGCAAGTGGTATTCTACCCTGGAAGCTTTACGCAGCACTTGGATAAGGAACTTAAAACACCACGGTCGAATGAGGATGGCAAATCTGCGCTAGATTCATTCTTTTCAAAAGTCAAGTATGATACCCAAGGCGCTGGCTGCGCCGCAGCACTGTTAAAAGAGCTCGGTCGCCCAGATATATCACATGTGGAAATGGAAGCACTGGGCGAGCG ATATGCGGTTACAAATGGTTCTCAGATCCATCTAAGACCAAGAATTGTCTTTAACAATGTTCACGATTGGAATGCCTGGTCCGAGCGACCACTTGTAAGGCTGTTGAATAGTCAGGAAATCAATGCCCACAATGCTAGAACGTGTTCGATATATGCTGGTGGAAGGACGGTAGCTTGTCGGATCTGCTCCGATATCAAGGTTTCGTGGTCTGATGCCCACATGCTCACAATGCTTCACTTGCGGTATTG CCACGATGTGCTCCAGCCGGTGGTTGGTGAACACTATTTTAATCTATCGATCGAATACCCGAGTTCTGATGGCCAGATCCTTGGGACTACCAACACCGCGTATTCTGGGAGTTGA